TAGTGCGGTAATTTGTCCGTTTTTCTCGTTTCCAACAAAAACGGCGGCAATAAATTCGATTGGCTGAGTATACTTCTGGGTGCTTTTTTAGCGAGATGCGATGGCGCCTTCAATATGCTTCGGATCGGCAGAGGGCTTACGAGAACGAAAGGGTTCACATGGGGAACATACTTATGCTAACTCTGGAGCCGGCGGGCGGACTCGAACCGCCGACCTGCGCATTACGAGTGCGCTGCTCTACCAACTGAGCTACACCGGCAGATAAATTGAAAAATGGCGGTCCCAACGGGATTTGAACCCGTGTCGCAGCCTTGAAAGGGCTGTGTCCTAGACCACTGGACGATGGGACCGCTATGGTGAGCCGTGTGGGAGTCGAACCCACGACGCCCGGATTAAAAGTCCGGTGCTCTGCCGACTGAGCTAACGGCTCGTGCATTCGACCTGTTACTGCCGTTACGCAAGGGTTTATTCTACAGAAAAAACGCCGCAAGTCAAGCCCTTTTTAAAAATCTCAGGATTGAAAGTTTTCTGACAAGGGGAATCTCGGCCTGTAAAATAGCTTTTGCCTGCCTTTATTTGGTTTCATATTCAACTGGAAGAGCAGGCGTTATCTCTCTTCTTTTGATACGCGAGCCACCCATCCCCTTCTTCTATTTGCCGCTCTACACATATAAAACCTGTTCCTCCATAGGTTTGCCGCCTGGCGACACTCTCTTTAAGAGAAAGAATGGATAAAAGGTCTTCTTTCGCTTCTGGAATAATAGCTTTCCATTCAGACAGGGTCAGATCCAGAAGAGACCGCCCGTTATCGAGACAATAGCGAACAAGCTGTCCGGCTTTCCAATGAGCGTCTCTGAAAGGAACACCTTCCTTAACCAGATACTCGGCCACATCGGTAGCAAGGATCATACCATTTTCCATTCCTAAAACAGCTCTTTTTTCATCAACTTCTACACGAGACAAAAACTCTGGCAGAATTTCTATAATCGAGAGAATAACGGCAAGAGATGCCAGAAGACCTCGTTTATCTTCCTGCAAATCCCGATTATATGTCATGGGCAGTCCTTTTAGCATAACAAGCAAATCAACGAAGTGTCCTATGATTTGTCCTGTCCTTCCACGGGTCAGCTCCAATACGTCAGGATTTTTCTTCTGGGGCATCATGCTTGAGCCCGTGCAGAAAGCGTCAGGAAGTTTAAGCCAGCCAAATTCCTGACTATTGTAAATAATAAAATCCTCGGCCAATCTGCTGCAATGTATTGCAAACACCGCCGCAAAATAGTGATAATCAAATAAATAATCTCTATGGGCTACAGAATCAAGACTGTTCTCCGTCGGGTTCTTAAATCCAAGCTCCTTTGCAGTATAAAAACGATCAAGAGGCAATGTTGAACCCGCAAGGGCCCCTGCGCCAAGAGGGCAATCTTCCAGTGAGCCCAGAGCAGCCCGAAGACGGATGCAATCCCTTCGAAATGCCTGAAAATGGGACATCCAGTAATGGCCCATGCTTACTGGCTGAGCCTGCTGCAAGTGAGTGTATCCCGGAACAACAATATGGCGATGAGCATGGGCTCTTTCCAGAATAGCCTCAAGAAGGGTGAACATGCCTTGTTGAACCTTTTGCAGTCTATCACGCAAATAAAGGCGCAACGTCGTAGCAATCTGGTCGTTGCGGCTACGCCCAGTATGAAGCTTCGCCCCCAGAGGTCCGAGCAATTGGGTAAGACGGTGCTCTATGTTCATATGCACATCTTCTAATTCAATAGAGGGGGTAAAACTTTTCTCTTCTATTTCCTGTAAGACCTGACGAAGTCCGCCTTCTATTTTTTCTCCTTCGTCAGGGGACAAAAGACCGGCAGAAACAAGCATTCTCCCATGGGCGATGCTCCCCTGGATATCAAAGGGAGCAAGGCACCAGTCCAGATCAAGAGACTGGGTGTAGTTCAAAACGATTTCTGCTGTTTCTTCACTAAAGCGCCCTTTCCACATTCCTTCCCCCTCCTTTTATAAAACATGGGTAGCACTCTGGAACGGGGCAGCTAACCTGTTGCAGGTTTTGATGAAGCCACTCTCCGGCAGGGTGTGTTCTCAGCGCTAGCCATGAAGCGACATGAAGATGAAGACATTTTACTTTAAAAGAATTTTTATCCTGAATCCCTCCTACCCCTCCCCGACGCAAAGCCTTCCATAATGAAGGCCGTCTTTTTTGAAGGTACATTCTTTGGGCCGGAGGAAAAAGGGACATGCGTATATTCATATGAAGCACATGGTAAAGAACCCAATCATGGAGAGAAACCCTTTTCTGTAGATATTCTTCTAAAGCCTTCACGCCCTGTTGAGATTCAAGTTCGCCGCACTTCTGAATGAGATAGGGACACGTTAACCAAAAAGACGTGGGGAAAGGCCTTTTCTTCACCATTGGCCTGCATAGGAGAACTTGTGGAGCCCCCCATTGGCAGTAATAGGTTACTCCTGCCACGATGTCGTTTTTAAACTTGCGATGAACCATTTGACGCTTCACAATTTCAGTATCTTCTTTCGTAAGGCTCCAATACAAAGCAGGGGAGCTTAAGCTCCCCTGCTTTGTTATTATTCGGGTCATTTGCTTCTTTTGCTCCGTTTTTTGCTCGCTTTCGCATTATTTAACTTGCTATTGAGATCCGCTATTTTCTGATCGCTAATTTTTAGGAAATTTGATAGCTTTTTTTCAAAGTTATCCTCTGTCTCTTTAGGAGCAGAAGGAGCAACAGGAGGACGTTCTTCCATTTTTTTCAAGGAAAGATCAATCCGGTTTTTTTCGTCAATCTTGATCACTTTCGCCGTTACCTTCTTGCCGACCTCAAGAACATCTTCCACTTTCTTAACATAGCTATACGAGAGTTCTGAAATGTGAATCATCGCTCTCTGTCCCGTGGAAAGGCGTACAAAAGCACCATAAGGCATGATCTGCTCCACTTCACATTCGACCGTATCCCCGACACTCACGGGAGCCTGGTCACTCCTCTTATCTTCTACCATCAGTTTTTCTACCCTCCAGAAGGCTAATATAAAATCTTTTTTAAAAACTAGTTAGACAAAAAAGATCTGTTTTGGAATTATACCAAATTACCGGCGTTCCAGTCTCTTTAATATCCCATTCTTATTCGAAGCAATTTATATTATATAGATACCGTGCCTCTATTGGTGAACTATGGAACAATCTAGGCCAAGGCCCTGCTCAAAGCTTCCACTACCCGATCCGGCTGAAAAGGCTTCACAATAAAATCCAGCGCTCCGGCTTTGATCGCCTCTCTGACCATAGGTTGCTGTCCCATGGCACTCACCATAATAATCTTGGCCTCAGGATCTAAAGCTCTT
This region of Aminobacterium colombiense DSM 12261 genomic DNA includes:
- the argH gene encoding argininosuccinate lyase — protein: MWKGRFSEETAEIVLNYTQSLDLDWCLAPFDIQGSIAHGRMLVSAGLLSPDEGEKIEGGLRQVLQEIEEKSFTPSIELEDVHMNIEHRLTQLLGPLGAKLHTGRSRNDQIATTLRLYLRDRLQKVQQGMFTLLEAILERAHAHRHIVVPGYTHLQQAQPVSMGHYWMSHFQAFRRDCIRLRAALGSLEDCPLGAGALAGSTLPLDRFYTAKELGFKNPTENSLDSVAHRDYLFDYHYFAAVFAIHCSRLAEDFIIYNSQEFGWLKLPDAFCTGSSMMPQKKNPDVLELTRGRTGQIIGHFVDLLVMLKGLPMTYNRDLQEDKRGLLASLAVILSIIEILPEFLSRVEVDEKRAVLGMENGMILATDVAEYLVKEGVPFRDAHWKAGQLVRYCLDNGRSLLDLTLSEWKAIIPEAKEDLLSILSLKESVARRQTYGGTGFICVERQIEEGDGWLAYQKKRDNACSSS
- a CDS encoding DUF501 domain-containing protein, with product MKRQMVHRKFKNDIVAGVTYYCQWGAPQVLLCRPMVKKRPFPTSFWLTCPYLIQKCGELESQQGVKALEEYLQKRVSLHDWVLYHVLHMNIRMSLFPPAQRMYLQKRRPSLWKALRRGGVGGIQDKNSFKVKCLHLHVASWLALRTHPAGEWLHQNLQQVSCPVPECYPCFIKGGGRNVERAL
- a CDS encoding S1 RNA-binding domain-containing protein, which encodes MVEDKRSDQAPVSVGDTVECEVEQIMPYGAFVRLSTGQRAMIHISELSYSYVKKVEDVLEVGKKVTAKVIKIDEKNRIDLSLKKMEERPPVAPSAPKETEDNFEKKLSNFLKISDQKIADLNSKLNNAKASKKRSKRSK